In Novosphingobium resinovorum, the following are encoded in one genomic region:
- the kdpA gene encoding potassium-transporting ATPase subunit KdpA codes for MTFQGWLYIAAFVGVLLALTKPMGLWLHALYEGRRTPLHRVLGPVERGFYRLSGVNPDEDQPWHRYAVHMLVFNAVLLLLTYAVLRLQGVLPLNGLGYAGIGADGAFNTAVSFTTNTNWQWYVGEAVMSNLSQMFALTIHNFLSAATGIALAFALFRGFARRSATGIGNFWADITRVTLYLLLPACVGYTLYLIAAGVPQTLAASVDVATLEGVKQTLALGPVASQEAIKMLGTNGGGFFNANSAHPFENPDALTNFVQMLSIFVIGTGMTWCFGKAVGNTRQGWAILAAMMTIFLIGTAVVYWQEAAGNPVLHHLGVGGGNMEGKEVRFGVVASALFSVVTTAASCGAVNAMHDSFTALGGMIPLFNIQLGEVVVGGVGAGIYGFLLFAILAVFVAGLMVGRTPEYVGKKIESREVKLAVLAIAVLPLVILGMTAVASVLPAGLAGPLNKGPHGFSEILYAFTSAVGNNGSAFAGLSAGTPFYNGMLGVAMWLGRFFVIVPMLAIAGSLAAKRYTPETAGSFPTTGLLWTGLLIGIVLILGGLTFLPSLALGPVADHLAMIRGQLF; via the coding sequence ATGACCTTCCAGGGATGGCTGTATATCGCAGCTTTCGTCGGCGTTCTGCTGGCGCTCACCAAACCGATGGGGCTGTGGCTCCACGCGCTGTACGAGGGCCGCCGCACGCCGCTTCATCGTGTGCTCGGACCCGTGGAGCGCGGGTTCTACAGGCTCTCCGGCGTGAACCCGGACGAGGACCAGCCGTGGCATCGCTATGCGGTGCACATGCTGGTGTTCAACGCCGTGCTGCTGCTTCTGACTTATGCGGTGCTGCGCCTGCAAGGCGTGTTGCCGCTCAACGGCCTCGGCTATGCGGGCATCGGCGCGGACGGGGCGTTCAACACCGCCGTCAGCTTCACCACCAATACCAACTGGCAGTGGTACGTGGGCGAGGCGGTGATGAGCAACCTGTCGCAGATGTTCGCGCTGACGATCCATAACTTCCTTTCGGCGGCCACCGGCATCGCGCTGGCCTTCGCGCTGTTCCGTGGGTTCGCGCGCCGCAGCGCTACCGGAATCGGCAACTTCTGGGCCGACATTACGCGCGTGACGCTCTACCTGCTGCTGCCCGCCTGCGTGGGCTACACGCTGTACCTGATTGCGGCGGGCGTGCCGCAGACGCTGGCGGCATCGGTGGACGTCGCCACGCTGGAAGGCGTGAAGCAGACGCTCGCGCTCGGCCCCGTCGCCTCGCAGGAAGCGATCAAGATGCTGGGCACCAATGGTGGCGGCTTCTTCAACGCCAATTCCGCTCACCCCTTCGAGAACCCGGACGCGCTGACCAACTTCGTCCAGATGCTGTCGATCTTCGTGATCGGCACCGGCATGACCTGGTGCTTCGGCAAGGCGGTGGGCAATACCCGCCAGGGCTGGGCGATCCTGGCGGCGATGATGACGATCTTCCTGATCGGCACCGCCGTGGTCTACTGGCAGGAAGCGGCGGGCAACCCGGTGCTCCATCACCTCGGCGTGGGCGGGGGGAACATGGAGGGCAAGGAAGTCCGCTTCGGCGTGGTCGCCTCGGCGCTGTTCTCGGTCGTCACCACGGCGGCGAGCTGCGGCGCGGTCAATGCCATGCATGACAGCTTTACGGCGCTGGGCGGCATGATCCCGCTGTTCAACATCCAGCTGGGCGAAGTCGTCGTCGGCGGCGTCGGCGCAGGGATCTACGGGTTCCTGCTGTTCGCCATCCTTGCCGTCTTCGTCGCGGGTCTGATGGTGGGCCGAACGCCCGAGTACGTCGGCAAGAAGATCGAGAGCCGCGAGGTCAAGCTGGCGGTGCTGGCGATCGCGGTGCTGCCGCTGGTGATCCTGGGCATGACCGCCGTGGCCTCGGTGCTGCCTGCGGGCCTTGCCGGGCCGCTCAACAAGGGGCCGCACGGGTTCTCCGAGATCCTCTACGCCTTCACCAGCGCCGTAGGCAACAACGGCTCGGCCTTCGCGGGGCTGAGTGCGGGCACGCCGTTCTACAACGGCATGCTGGGCGTCGCCATGTGGCTCGGCCGGTTCTTCGTCATCGTGCCGATGCTGGCGATCGCGGGCAGCCTCGCCGCCAAAAGGTACACGCCGGAGACGGCGGGCAGTTTCCCGACCACCGGGCTGCTGTGGACCGGCCTGCTGATCGGCATCGTGCTGATCCTGGGCGGCCTGACCTTTCTTCCCAGCCTCGCCCTTGGCCCTGTCGCCGATCATCTCGCGATGATCCGTGGCCAGCTTTTCTGA
- a CDS encoding potassium-transporting ATPase subunit F produces the protein MTIDLWLAGFTALGLLVYLVAVLARPERF, from the coding sequence ATGACCATCGATCTGTGGCTGGCGGGTTTCACCGCACTTGGCCTTCTTGTCTATCTCGTTGCCGTGCTCGCACGGCCCGAGCGGTTCTGA
- a CDS encoding TonB-dependent receptor, which translates to MRSKSKCYDFGACCTALMLVMAAAPAAQAQETPVAPSAPQAEAGTDGGVIMVTARRREESLLETPVTLSVMTAANLAKLNVNNVLDLQAFTPGLYAQQTSSGRVDRSYSQIVIRGIADPLNPTVSVFLDGTPVNFDVINNLGNEVSRVEVLKGPQSAAFGRQSFAGAINVVTRDPGDAFRWNFDGTAGSYSLYDIKASVELPIVKDAIGLRIGGRRYGFDGQYTNPYDGSRLGAQQTETINGTLVIKPFDGLRLKAFGMYLEDHDGAGAAGFSSRLPVNTFNCNAGAAPTNVNNFYCGKIPQFPTSQMGQNPATPAFIDQVVNNSLGRLNPTYKAINDHAGLERREIVTNLAVDFTIPGTDIVLSSLTGYNKTRFQSNQDLDGRDTSGIPNTTVSTIPGFVGDPFINYPTMAMYKESAVSQEFRVTSGANQPLRWMVGANYFKVSNRSYTVALYPNTIQVFGDGSLNTLVDKSVFGSVSYDFSPRFTLNAEGRYIEEELKVYFRDPQTLRTSGKYKRFVPRVSAQYKFTPDLMGYATYSRGMNKGGFNLSVLPLTAAQRAYLEERASVTNIYKPAVIDNYELGLKGTVADVFSFSAAVFYAKWKDQAITNSIQVPNATPGASDIGVGVTQNTGRSTVKGAEIEGNLKVTHALSLNFNAGYNKVELDTSIPCASCVAITGNSTVAAGAQNPAAPVFTSNVGAEYGVDIGDGYRWFLRGDYAHRSRIYTTYENISWIGDANKVNVRTGISSEHLDVQFFVNNVFNDKSYTGVQTTTSLLGGNAVVLSMPVKRNGGIRVRFGF; encoded by the coding sequence ATGCGTTCGAAATCGAAATGCTATGACTTTGGTGCATGCTGCACCGCGCTCATGCTCGTCATGGCCGCCGCGCCTGCCGCGCAGGCCCAGGAAACCCCGGTTGCGCCGTCCGCTCCGCAGGCCGAAGCGGGCACCGACGGCGGGGTGATCATGGTCACTGCCCGTCGCCGCGAGGAGTCGCTGCTGGAGACCCCGGTGACGCTGTCGGTCATGACGGCGGCCAACCTCGCCAAGCTCAACGTCAACAACGTGCTGGACCTGCAGGCATTCACGCCGGGCCTCTATGCGCAGCAGACCAGTTCGGGCCGCGTCGACCGCAGCTACAGCCAGATCGTCATCCGCGGCATCGCCGATCCGCTGAACCCCACCGTCTCGGTGTTTCTCGACGGCACGCCGGTAAACTTCGACGTCATCAACAACCTCGGCAACGAAGTGTCGCGTGTCGAAGTGCTCAAAGGTCCGCAGAGCGCCGCCTTCGGCCGCCAGTCCTTCGCCGGCGCGATCAACGTGGTGACGCGTGATCCGGGCGATGCGTTCCGGTGGAACTTCGACGGCACTGCGGGCAGCTATTCGCTCTATGACATCAAGGCGAGCGTCGAGTTGCCGATCGTCAAGGACGCCATCGGCCTGCGCATCGGCGGGCGCCGCTACGGCTTCGACGGGCAGTACACCAACCCCTACGACGGCAGCCGCCTCGGTGCGCAGCAGACCGAGACGATCAACGGCACGCTGGTGATCAAGCCGTTCGACGGCCTGCGCCTCAAGGCTTTCGGCATGTATCTGGAGGACCATGACGGCGCGGGCGCGGCGGGCTTCTCCAGCCGTCTGCCGGTCAACACCTTCAACTGCAACGCGGGCGCCGCGCCGACCAACGTGAACAACTTCTACTGCGGCAAGATCCCGCAGTTCCCAACCAGCCAGATGGGCCAGAACCCGGCGACGCCCGCGTTCATCGACCAGGTCGTCAACAACTCGCTGGGACGCCTGAACCCGACCTACAAGGCGATCAACGACCACGCGGGTCTGGAGCGCCGCGAGATCGTGACGAACCTTGCGGTGGACTTCACGATCCCCGGCACCGACATCGTGCTCTCGTCGCTGACCGGCTATAACAAGACCCGTTTCCAGAGCAATCAGGACCTCGACGGGCGCGATACCAGCGGCATTCCCAACACCACGGTATCGACGATCCCCGGTTTCGTGGGCGATCCCTTCATCAACTACCCGACCATGGCGATGTACAAGGAAAGCGCCGTCAGCCAGGAATTCCGGGTCACTTCCGGCGCGAACCAGCCGCTGCGCTGGATGGTGGGCGCCAACTACTTCAAGGTCAGCAACCGCAGCTATACGGTCGCGCTCTATCCCAATACGATCCAGGTGTTCGGCGACGGCTCGCTCAATACGCTCGTCGACAAGAGCGTGTTCGGCAGCGTGTCCTACGACTTCTCGCCGCGCTTCACGCTGAACGCCGAAGGGCGCTACATCGAGGAGGAGCTGAAGGTCTACTTCCGCGATCCGCAGACCCTGCGCACCAGCGGCAAGTACAAGCGCTTCGTGCCCCGCGTGTCCGCGCAGTACAAGTTCACGCCGGACCTCATGGGTTACGCGACCTATTCGCGCGGGATGAACAAGGGCGGCTTCAACCTCTCGGTCCTGCCGCTGACCGCCGCTCAGCGCGCTTATCTGGAAGAGCGTGCCTCGGTCACCAACATCTACAAGCCGGCCGTCATCGACAACTACGAACTGGGCCTGAAGGGCACCGTGGCGGATGTGTTCTCCTTCAGCGCGGCGGTCTTCTACGCCAAATGGAAGGACCAGGCGATCACCAACAGCATCCAGGTCCCCAACGCCACCCCGGGCGCCAGCGACATCGGCGTCGGCGTGACCCAGAACACCGGCAGGAGCACGGTGAAGGGCGCCGAGATCGAGGGTAACCTCAAGGTGACCCATGCGCTGTCGCTCAACTTCAACGCCGGGTACAACAAGGTCGAGCTGGACACTTCGATCCCCTGCGCCTCGTGCGTGGCGATCACCGGCAACTCGACGGTGGCGGCGGGCGCGCAGAACCCTGCGGCTCCGGTGTTCACCAGCAACGTCGGCGCGGAATACGGCGTCGATATCGGCGACGGCTACCGCTGGTTCCTGCGCGGCGACTATGCACACCGCAGCCGCATCTACACGACGTACGAGAACATCTCGTGGATCGGCGATGCCAACAAGGTGAACGTGCGCACCGGTATTAGCAGCGAGCATCTCGACGTGCAGTTCTTCGTCAACAACGTGTTCAACGACAAGAGCTACACCGGCGTCCAGACGACGACGAGCCTGCTCGGCGGCAATGCGGTGGTGCTGTCGATGCCGGTCAAGCGCAACGGCGGCATCCGCGTGCGCTTCGGGTTCTGA
- a CDS encoding LysR family transcriptional regulator, which produces MDLRQLRHLIAIIEERSFSAAAKAVHLTQPALTRSMNALEASVGTPLLVRRNNGIEPTSAGSVLYEYANLLTATADNARADIARLAKGLGGALNVGIGTHLADLALPKILSEFARRYPHLSINLKIGMIEDLVPMVLEGRVELIASMVPTDRMQAGIAYERLFTTTTHLYAAQLHHLCAIDDVITFEQLTRERWVYLNCLHADLDMNRFFANGGMGFPDQVFRTDSPRMMRAMIEDEGCLGIMPDDYMSGARAQALRVEGMPVPRATGLLYRPDIPLRPIVMEFANLLRRELSKPPG; this is translated from the coding sequence ATGGACCTTCGCCAGCTGCGCCACCTGATCGCCATCATCGAGGAGCGTTCGTTCTCGGCCGCGGCCAAGGCGGTGCACCTCACCCAGCCTGCCCTGACGCGCAGCATGAACGCCCTCGAAGCGAGCGTTGGAACGCCGCTTCTGGTGCGCAGAAACAACGGAATTGAGCCGACTTCGGCAGGTTCCGTGCTTTACGAATACGCCAACCTGCTGACCGCCACAGCGGACAATGCCAGGGCCGACATCGCTCGGCTGGCGAAGGGTCTGGGGGGTGCGCTGAACGTCGGAATCGGCACACATCTGGCCGACCTCGCACTGCCGAAAATCCTCTCGGAGTTCGCGCGGCGCTATCCCCACCTGTCGATCAATCTGAAGATCGGGATGATCGAGGATCTGGTGCCGATGGTGCTGGAGGGCAGGGTCGAACTGATCGCCAGCATGGTCCCGACGGACCGCATGCAGGCGGGCATCGCTTATGAGCGACTTTTTACTACAACAACCCATCTATATGCAGCACAACTGCACCACCTATGCGCCATAGATGATGTCATTACTTTTGAACAATTGACGCGCGAGCGCTGGGTTTATTTAAACTGCCTCCACGCGGATCTCGACATGAATCGCTTCTTCGCCAATGGCGGCATGGGCTTTCCCGATCAGGTTTTCCGCACCGATTCCCCAAGGATGATGCGCGCAATGATCGAGGACGAAGGCTGCCTCGGCATCATGCCCGACGACTACATGAGCGGCGCCCGGGCGCAGGCGCTGCGAGTAGAGGGCATGCCCGTCCCGCGCGCGACCGGGCTGCTCTACCGCCCCGATATTCCGCTGCGTCCGATCGTCATGGAATTCGCCAACCTGCTGCGCCGCGAACTTTCCAAACCTCCGGGATGA
- a CDS encoding LLM class flavin-dependent oxidoreductase, whose amino-acid sequence MSIEIIGTFNHRESSEASPRPMGIVEPDFIARLAAAFEAADFDRVLIAQAATWPDGVVFATHLAGITRRLRFMIAHRPGFVAPTLAARQFATLDRLSEGRVGVHVISAPSDTETQADGDFLTRDERHARSAEYIPLLRRTWSGERFDHDGTFYTLRGARSEVVPVQGGGIPVFFGGQSPRALEVAGQHADVYAFGIDRLDPSAALIASVREEARKAGRTVDFCMSTRIIVGRTEGEAWDKAQAVLEDVRRGVEDMAQKGGQPGVLGKNELAEARAREGDVLDERLWVGIARATGFQKAASTIVGTPDSVAASLLAYHRLGVNRFLISGFDPIADVLHLGEHLVPRLRAFAELAA is encoded by the coding sequence ATGTCGATCGAGATCATCGGGACTTTCAACCATCGCGAATCCTCGGAGGCGAGCCCGCGTCCGATGGGCATCGTCGAGCCCGACTTCATCGCCCGCCTCGCCGCCGCGTTCGAGGCGGCGGACTTCGACCGCGTGCTGATCGCGCAGGCGGCGACGTGGCCCGACGGCGTGGTCTTCGCCACGCACCTTGCCGGGATCACCAGGCGGCTCAGGTTCATGATCGCGCACCGCCCCGGCTTCGTCGCGCCGACGCTGGCCGCGCGCCAGTTCGCCACGCTCGACCGGCTGAGCGAGGGGCGGGTGGGCGTCCATGTCATCTCCGCCCCCAGCGACACCGAGACGCAGGCCGACGGCGATTTCCTAACCCGCGACGAACGTCACGCCCGCAGTGCCGAATATATCCCGCTGCTGCGCAGGACGTGGAGCGGCGAGCGGTTCGATCACGACGGCACCTTCTATACCTTGCGCGGCGCGCGCTCCGAAGTGGTGCCGGTGCAGGGGGGCGGCATCCCGGTGTTCTTCGGCGGCCAGTCCCCGCGCGCACTGGAAGTCGCGGGGCAGCACGCCGACGTCTACGCCTTCGGCATAGACCGGCTGGACCCCAGCGCCGCACTGATCGCATCGGTACGTGAAGAGGCGCGCAAGGCCGGTCGGACAGTCGATTTCTGCATGTCCACCCGGATCATCGTCGGCCGTACCGAGGGCGAGGCATGGGACAAGGCGCAGGCGGTGCTGGAGGATGTGCGCCGGGGTGTCGAGGACATGGCGCAAAAGGGCGGTCAGCCCGGCGTCCTCGGCAAGAACGAACTGGCCGAAGCGCGCGCCCGCGAAGGCGACGTGCTGGACGAGCGGCTCTGGGTGGGCATCGCCCGCGCCACCGGGTTCCAGAAGGCCGCCAGCACGATCGTCGGCACGCCGGACTCGGTCGCCGCCAGCCTGCTCGCCTATCACCGGCTTGGCGTGAACCGCTTCCTGATCAGCGGCTTCGATCCGATCGCCGACGTCCTGCACCTTGGCGAGCACCTGGTGCCGCGCCTGCGCGCTTTCGCCGAGCTGGCCGCCTGA
- a CDS encoding MFS transporter, whose amino-acid sequence MTEIAALNGTQSVPNRTGRIPIATKVGWAFGSAGSTTVLYVVNVILMYYLVTATGMDPALAGSFMLAGRIYDGIADLLIGQGSDRTRSRWGRRRPWMAAGALLSGLGMAWLFSGSGAGGSQAVMVMGALLLTFTGYSAFAIPSSAMPAEITDSPQERTSLMAWRTFFIQLAALAGGALAPAMIAWGGSSADAFARMGYCMAAFIFVSMAVAVVATGGLRERPVEHERGSALAGFAQLFANRPFIVLLGVKFCGFIASAAVGATGLFFMRDILARGETGMAQFALASGVVGTMSVPLWRQIARFAPKPVICAAALVLSAAISLSWLAASPAEGDALFLLRGGFAGFATTGTLLMTLSMLPDTIAFGVRRSGLRKEGLYAAFFEFFQKAAFALAPFLVGLFLQASGYRSGTGAALVQSEAAREAVRLSMALIPAVAQVAGIVLLLFYRMPAENLAEPAPAPHEEN is encoded by the coding sequence TTGACCGAAATAGCGGCACTCAACGGCACCCAGAGTGTACCTAACCGCACCGGGCGCATACCGATTGCGACCAAAGTGGGCTGGGCGTTCGGTTCGGCGGGCAGCACGACCGTGCTTTACGTCGTCAATGTCATCCTGATGTATTACCTGGTGACCGCGACCGGGATGGACCCCGCGCTCGCGGGCTCGTTCATGCTGGCCGGGCGCATCTACGACGGCATCGCCGACCTGCTGATCGGACAGGGCAGTGACCGCACCCGCAGCCGCTGGGGACGGCGGCGACCGTGGATGGCGGCGGGTGCGCTGCTGAGCGGCCTCGGCATGGCCTGGCTGTTCTCGGGCAGCGGGGCGGGCGGTTCGCAGGCGGTCATGGTGATGGGCGCGCTGCTGCTGACCTTCACCGGCTATTCTGCTTTCGCGATTCCCTCTTCCGCCATGCCCGCCGAGATCACCGACAGCCCGCAGGAGCGGACCTCGCTGATGGCCTGGCGGACGTTCTTCATCCAGCTTGCCGCGCTGGCGGGGGGAGCGTTGGCTCCGGCGATGATCGCGTGGGGCGGCAGTTCCGCCGATGCCTTCGCGCGGATGGGCTATTGCATGGCCGCCTTCATCTTCGTGAGCATGGCCGTCGCGGTCGTCGCGACCGGTGGCCTGCGCGAGCGCCCTGTCGAGCATGAGCGCGGCTCCGCACTCGCCGGGTTCGCGCAGCTTTTCGCCAACCGCCCGTTCATCGTCCTGCTGGGCGTCAAGTTCTGCGGCTTCATCGCCTCGGCGGCGGTGGGGGCGACGGGGCTGTTCTTCATGCGCGACATCCTTGCGCGCGGAGAGACCGGCATGGCGCAGTTCGCGCTGGCGAGCGGCGTGGTCGGCACCATGAGCGTGCCCCTCTGGCGCCAGATCGCCCGCTTCGCGCCCAAGCCGGTGATCTGCGCCGCGGCGCTGGTGCTTTCGGCCGCGATCAGCCTGAGCTGGCTCGCGGCCTCCCCGGCCGAGGGCGATGCCCTGTTCCTGCTGCGCGGCGGCTTTGCCGGTTTCGCGACGACGGGAACGCTGCTGATGACGCTGTCCATGTTGCCGGACACCATCGCCTTCGGGGTGCGCCGCAGCGGGCTGCGCAAGGAGGGGCTCTACGCCGCCTTCTTCGAGTTCTTCCAGAAGGCCGCCTTCGCCCTCGCGCCGTTCCTCGTCGGACTGTTCCTGCAGGCCAGCGGCTACCGTTCCGGGACCGGCGCCGCGCTGGTGCAGAGCGAGGCCGCGCGCGAGGCGGTGCGCCTGTCGATGGCGCTGATCCCGGCGGTCGCGCAAGTGGCCGGTATCGTCCTGCTCCTGTTCTACCGGATGCCTGCTGAGAATTTGGCTGAACCGGCACCCGCACCGCACGAGGAAAACTGA
- a CDS encoding LysR family transcriptional regulator translates to MQIRQLRHFLAAVETGSMTLASTAQNITQPTLSRSIRTLEEQLGVDLFERGHRGVLPTRYGELLAAHARSILHGFDQAIEDVGAMRAGGLGHVRLGIGSTATDLRIAQACAEMAVSAENITLSLDFDVPETQFARLRRGELDAIIDTLRPDLDSGDLNFRPLTRLDLVLVARRRHPILECGVTPARELARWPWAIFNQPNAEAFYRGLLGLEDEDHNIRVRSSSPAMLRQLLLHADLIGLMARTEIADCLADGRLQEVPADMRRVEATLCVITRRRTYMSGALRVVIKRLHEAL, encoded by the coding sequence ATGCAGATCCGGCAATTGCGCCACTTCCTGGCGGCGGTGGAGACAGGCTCGATGACCCTCGCCTCGACTGCGCAGAACATCACGCAACCCACGCTTTCGCGCAGTATCCGCACGCTGGAGGAGCAGCTCGGCGTCGACCTGTTCGAGCGCGGCCATCGCGGCGTCCTGCCCACCCGATACGGGGAATTGCTGGCGGCCCATGCCCGCTCGATCCTCCACGGCTTCGACCAGGCGATCGAGGATGTCGGCGCCATGCGGGCGGGCGGTTTGGGCCATGTCCGCCTCGGCATCGGCTCCACCGCGACCGACCTGCGCATCGCGCAGGCCTGCGCGGAAATGGCGGTTTCGGCGGAAAACATCACGCTTTCGCTGGACTTCGACGTGCCCGAGACGCAGTTCGCGCGGCTTCGGCGCGGGGAACTCGATGCGATCATCGACACTTTGCGCCCCGACCTCGACAGCGGCGACCTCAACTTCCGGCCGCTCACCCGGCTCGACCTGGTGCTCGTCGCGCGACGCAGGCACCCGATCCTCGAGTGCGGCGTGACGCCTGCGCGAGAACTCGCCCGGTGGCCCTGGGCGATCTTCAACCAGCCCAATGCCGAGGCATTCTACCGCGGACTTCTGGGGCTGGAGGACGAGGACCACAACATCCGCGTCCGCAGTTCCTCGCCCGCGATGCTGCGCCAGCTACTGCTCCACGCCGACCTCATCGGCCTGATGGCCCGTACCGAGATCGCCGACTGCCTAGCCGACGGGCGATTGCAGGAAGTCCCCGCCGACATGCGCCGCGTCGAGGCGACGCTTTGCGTCATCACCCGGCGGCGGACCTACATGAGCGGCGCCCTGCGCGTGGTGATCAAGCGGCTGCACGAGGCGCTGTGA
- a CDS encoding alpha/beta fold hydrolase, producing MLKRPVMAGIAALALLAVGFGAFALAARTGAFAISLEDLRHRYQTAHSRYVTLGGVQLHIDDRGSGPVIMLIHGHYQSLRIWDAWAQRLASDHRVIRIDMPPYGLSGPDRTGQYSPRRVEQLIALLARHEHLKRFSIGGISTGSAIAMRYTLAHPDQVESLILVNAPLVPIPPGLQPKTSAMLGFLENTLFRPIYRPKAFYRYLLNRLIANKSVLTDDLVQQTYDMHRKPGNGATLDQFTSALRFEASDYGKRSQTTAQQLGSVRVPTLVLWGGAGSMLPVSVGCEVTRTVGASRRLMVSFPGAGHFLPIEAPHAAEDIAWFLDADSGKAARPPAGTVQDCTR from the coding sequence ATGCTGAAACGTCCGGTCATGGCCGGGATCGCGGCGCTGGCACTGCTTGCAGTGGGGTTCGGCGCCTTCGCCCTCGCTGCGCGGACCGGCGCCTTCGCTATTTCGCTGGAGGATTTGCGCCACCGCTACCAGACCGCGCATTCCCGCTACGTGACGCTGGGCGGCGTGCAACTTCACATCGACGACCGGGGCTCCGGGCCTGTCATCATGCTCATCCACGGGCACTACCAGTCGCTGCGTATCTGGGATGCCTGGGCGCAGCGGCTCGCCAGCGACCACCGCGTGATCCGCATCGACATGCCGCCTTACGGCCTCTCCGGCCCCGACCGCACCGGCCAGTACAGCCCCCGCCGCGTCGAGCAGCTGATCGCCCTCCTAGCCCGGCACGAACACCTGAAGCGCTTCAGTATCGGCGGCATCTCTACCGGCAGCGCGATCGCCATGCGCTATACGCTGGCGCATCCCGATCAGGTGGAAAGCCTTATCCTGGTGAACGCGCCGCTGGTGCCGATCCCACCCGGCTTGCAGCCGAAGACCTCGGCCATGCTGGGCTTTCTGGAGAACACCCTGTTCCGGCCGATTTACCGGCCCAAGGCGTTCTACCGCTACCTCCTGAACCGCCTGATCGCCAACAAGTCCGTCCTCACCGACGATCTGGTGCAGCAGACCTACGACATGCACCGCAAGCCCGGCAATGGGGCGACGCTGGACCAGTTCACCAGCGCCCTGCGCTTTGAAGCGAGCGATTACGGCAAGCGATCGCAGACGACCGCGCAGCAGCTGGGCTCGGTCCGCGTACCGACGCTCGTGCTTTGGGGCGGGGCCGGGTCCATGCTCCCGGTTTCGGTGGGCTGCGAGGTGACACGCACGGTCGGCGCCTCCCGCCGGCTAATGGTCAGTTTTCCCGGTGCAGGCCATTTCCTGCCGATCGAGGCCCCGCACGCCGCCGAGGACATCGCCTGGTTCCTTGATGCCGACAGCGGCAAGGCCGCCCGTCCGCCTGCCGGCACAGTACAGGACTGCACACGATGA
- a CDS encoding alpha/beta fold hydrolase — MKHAVLGAFCALSLTIAPVCAQETITSPDPIPVAELESRYRLPQSKFIDLLGTRIHYVDVGSGPVLVLTHGSSSSLRTFAPMIERLSRRYRVIAWDEPNMGLSGAPPRVLYDRPLYPVLVLEALLDTLKIERANLAGVSSGGAISFYYAARNPARVERLILSNTPTGRADGKGMALSAALAMEIAASTPATGRKSKIFRPRSYWRAYFDFYTGEPGRADDRLVDEYYDMNRRPAAPDRLAIVAALDDPALTADALAKVTAPVLLVWGARDPVLPVESAAVLRDALVHAQVSTLILPDVGHYPPLEVPGRFADILDSFLFDVTPYRPVAPDPAKR, encoded by the coding sequence ATGAAACACGCCGTGCTCGGCGCGTTCTGCGCGCTCTCGCTCACGATCGCCCCCGTCTGCGCGCAGGAAACCATCACCAGCCCCGACCCGATCCCGGTCGCCGAACTGGAAAGCCGCTACCGCCTTCCGCAATCGAAGTTCATCGACCTGCTCGGCACGCGCATCCATTATGTCGATGTCGGCTCCGGCCCCGTACTGGTCCTCACGCATGGGTCGAGTTCGTCGCTGCGCACGTTCGCGCCCATGATCGAGCGTCTGAGCCGCCGCTACCGCGTGATCGCGTGGGATGAGCCGAACATGGGCCTGTCGGGCGCCCCGCCACGTGTACTCTACGACCGCCCGCTCTATCCCGTACTGGTGCTGGAGGCGCTGCTCGACACCCTCAAGATCGAACGCGCCAACCTTGCCGGGGTATCGAGCGGCGGTGCAATCTCGTTCTACTACGCGGCGCGCAATCCGGCGCGGGTCGAGCGGCTGATCCTGTCCAACACGCCCACTGGCCGCGCGGACGGCAAAGGCATGGCGCTCAGCGCCGCGCTGGCGATGGAAATCGCCGCCTCCACTCCGGCCACCGGACGCAAGAGCAAGATCTTCCGCCCGCGCTCCTACTGGCGGGCCTACTTCGATTTCTACACCGGAGAGCCCGGCCGCGCGGACGACCGGCTCGTCGACGAATACTACGACATGAACCGCCGCCCCGCCGCGCCCGACAGGCTGGCCATCGTCGCAGCGCTCGACGATCCGGCGCTGACCGCCGACGCGTTGGCGAAGGTGACTGCGCCGGTGCTGCTTGTCTGGGGCGCCCGCGATCCGGTCCTGCCGGTCGAGAGTGCAGCGGTCCTCCGCGATGCTCTGGTCCATGCTCAGGTATCGACGCTGATCCTGCCGGACGTGGGACATTATCCGCCGCTGGAAGTGCCGGGTCGCTTCGCCGACATCCTCGACAGCTTCCTCTTCGACGTTACCCCCTACCGGCCAGTCGCGCCGGACCCTGCCAAGCGGTAA